The Sedimentisphaera salicampi genome includes a region encoding these proteins:
- the purM gene encoding phosphoribosylformylglycinamidine cyclo-ligase, with product MSDYLTYQSSGVNIEANDEMVEKIKGSVGSTFGPRVMDLHGGFAGLFSLENSNNFSKNYKNPVLVSCTDGVGTKVMLARDMCKFDTVGQDLVAMSVNDMIVLGAAPLFFLDYLAADELNPEKVAVLVEGIAAACREAGCSLIGGETAEMPGIYSKNDFDMAGFAVGVVEKDEIIKGDSAEPGDVIIGLSSSGVHSNGYSLVRNICFNKAKLSLDSPVDSLGGRKLGEVLLEPTKLYVQPVLAVLEELKAASEIKAMAHITGGGLVGNIPRVLPEGTKAVIKRKSWEKPDIFPFLQKTGPVEESEMYRVFNMGVGFVMVVSPEKADKAVEILTKNGQQAWQIGEICKGSKEVVIQ from the coding sequence ATGAGCGATTATCTCACCTACCAGTCTTCCGGCGTGAATATTGAAGCCAACGATGAGATGGTGGAGAAGATCAAGGGCTCTGTAGGCTCCACTTTCGGGCCGAGAGTGATGGATCTGCACGGGGGTTTTGCAGGGCTTTTCAGCCTTGAAAACAGCAATAATTTTTCAAAGAACTACAAAAATCCCGTTCTCGTTTCCTGCACAGACGGCGTGGGCACTAAGGTTATGCTCGCAAGGGATATGTGCAAGTTTGATACTGTAGGGCAGGATCTGGTGGCCATGAGCGTTAATGATATGATTGTGCTGGGTGCTGCCCCGCTCTTCTTCCTCGACTACCTGGCAGCAGATGAGCTTAACCCCGAGAAGGTGGCAGTGTTGGTGGAGGGGATTGCCGCTGCCTGCCGTGAAGCGGGCTGCTCCCTGATTGGCGGAGAAACGGCGGAAATGCCCGGTATATACTCCAAAAACGATTTCGATATGGCAGGTTTTGCTGTGGGGGTTGTGGAAAAAGATGAGATTATTAAAGGAGACAGCGCCGAGCCGGGCGATGTAATTATTGGCCTGTCCTCCTCCGGTGTGCATTCAAACGGCTATTCGCTTGTGCGCAATATCTGCTTTAATAAAGCTAAGCTCTCGCTCGATTCTCCCGTAGATTCGCTTGGGGGGAGAAAGCTTGGCGAGGTTCTCTTAGAGCCAACAAAGCTCTACGTCCAGCCGGTGCTTGCTGTGCTGGAAGAGCTTAAGGCAGCCAGCGAGATTAAGGCGATGGCGCATATTACAGGCGGGGGGCTTGTGGGTAATATCCCGAGAGTGCTTCCTGAAGGGACTAAGGCTGTAATCAAAAGAAAAAGCTGGGAAAAGCCCGATATTTTCCCGTTCCTCCAAAAAACCGGACCTGTTGAGGAAAGCGAGATGTACCGCGTGTTTAATATGGGCGTCGGCTTTGTTATGGTTGTGAGCCCGGAGAAGGCCGATAAGGCTGTTGAAATTCTCACCAAGAATGGACAGCAGGCTTGGCAAATCGGTGAAATCTGCAAAGGCAGTAAAGAAGTTGTAATACAATAG
- a CDS encoding class I SAM-dependent methyltransferase — protein sequence MSDKKQRHYIEMFRRLLKLYFARPADCETLVTQSYDRISSGYDESWTNHMRGLTESMINRLAPPAGSKCIDLTCGTGYASELLARRTGGEVIGVDSSGGMLEKARENCGDSCRFVNSDVLDFLRQKEKASCDIITCCWGLGYTKPMSVIREISRVLKPGGKTAVIDNSIFSLREILSCSFLTFAESPEKLENLMRFKFLTGPGMLGFFFRISGLTKIYSDQGRKTYYAGSGKEAIEKLTATGAAAGFEYACRPEDREEIYARFAELIEEKYKSKGKIPITHRYLAGIAVK from the coding sequence ATGAGCGATAAAAAACAAAGACATTACATTGAGATGTTCCGGCGTCTGCTAAAGCTCTATTTCGCCCGCCCCGCCGACTGTGAAACACTTGTAACCCAAAGCTACGACCGGATCAGCTCCGGCTACGACGAAAGCTGGACAAATCATATGCGCGGGCTCACCGAATCAATGATAAACCGCCTCGCCCCGCCTGCCGGAAGCAAATGTATAGATCTCACCTGCGGAACAGGCTACGCCTCAGAACTGCTTGCAAGACGCACCGGCGGCGAGGTGATTGGAGTGGATTCTTCAGGAGGTATGCTGGAGAAAGCAAGAGAGAACTGCGGCGATTCCTGCCGCTTCGTTAATTCAGACGTACTCGATTTTCTCAGGCAGAAGGAGAAGGCAAGCTGCGATATTATCACCTGCTGCTGGGGGCTTGGATACACCAAGCCGATGAGCGTGATAAGGGAAATTTCCCGCGTGCTCAAGCCGGGCGGAAAGACGGCAGTGATCGACAATTCAATCTTTTCTCTGCGGGAGATTTTATCCTGCTCGTTTCTCACTTTCGCCGAGAGCCCAGAGAAGCTCGAAAACCTTATGCGGTTTAAGTTTCTTACAGGCCCGGGAATGCTGGGATTTTTCTTTAGAATCTCCGGCCTTACCAAAATCTACAGCGATCAGGGCAGGAAAACATATTATGCCGGCTCAGGCAAAGAGGCTATCGAAAAGCTAACCGCAACGGGCGCAGCAGCGGGCTTTGAATACGCCTGCCGGCCGGAAGACAGGGAAGAGATTTACGCCAGATTCGCCGAGCTGATCGAAGAGAAATACAAATCCAAGGGCAAGATCCCGATAACACATCGTTACCTTGCGGGGATTGCAGTAAAATGA
- the lpxD gene encoding UDP-3-O-(3-hydroxymyristoyl)glucosamine N-acyltransferase — protein MQKYTVKQLADKFGCEVKGDPETVIHTAAPIQEAGEGAVTFLSNRKYFKFLKDTKADAVILDQEAETSAKALLICSSPYYAFCRIVEFMFGHRKHREPSISEKAFISDSAEIGHGCTIYENVFIDENASVGEGCVLYPGAFVGRDTKLGDGCILYPNAVVFEDCRIGSRVILQSNCSIGQDGFGFAENDGFHHKIPHIKSVVLGDDVEIGANAAVERGSMRDTLIGDCAKIGDCVVIGHGARIGRGCMLVPQVGIAGTAELGQYCLLGGQSAVVGHIKVGNQVMVGGKSAVMNDIPDGKRVIGQPAMDENEAKRMFVSFPKVPEMRKQIRQLEKRIKALEAGREE, from the coding sequence ATGCAAAAATATACCGTTAAGCAGCTCGCAGATAAGTTCGGCTGCGAGGTAAAAGGCGATCCTGAAACCGTCATACACACCGCCGCACCGATACAGGAGGCGGGCGAGGGGGCTGTTACGTTTCTCTCGAATCGGAAGTATTTCAAGTTTTTGAAAGACACGAAGGCCGATGCTGTGATCCTTGATCAGGAGGCAGAGACCTCCGCCAAGGCCCTGCTGATTTGCAGCTCGCCTTACTATGCCTTCTGCAGGATAGTTGAGTTTATGTTCGGCCACAGAAAACACCGTGAGCCTTCAATCAGCGAGAAGGCATTTATAAGCGATTCTGCTGAGATAGGCCATGGATGCACGATTTACGAAAACGTATTCATCGATGAAAATGCCTCTGTCGGTGAGGGCTGCGTGCTGTATCCCGGGGCGTTTGTGGGCAGGGATACAAAGCTCGGCGATGGCTGCATACTCTATCCGAATGCGGTTGTTTTTGAGGACTGCAGAATAGGCAGCCGGGTAATACTGCAATCGAACTGCTCAATCGGTCAGGACGGGTTCGGTTTTGCCGAAAACGACGGATTTCACCACAAGATCCCGCATATCAAGAGCGTTGTTCTCGGGGACGATGTGGAGATAGGGGCGAATGCTGCGGTAGAGCGTGGTTCGATGAGAGACACTCTCATCGGCGACTGCGCCAAAATAGGCGATTGCGTTGTTATCGGCCACGGCGCCAGAATCGGCAGGGGGTGTATGCTTGTCCCTCAGGTAGGTATTGCCGGAACGGCCGAGCTAGGGCAGTACTGCCTTTTAGGCGGTCAGTCTGCGGTTGTGGGGCATATAAAGGTGGGCAATCAGGTTATGGTTGGCGGAAAGTCTGCGGTAATGAACGATATTCCCGACGGCAAGCGTGTTATCGGGCAGCCGGCGATGGATGAAAACGAAGCGAAAAGAATGTTCGTCTCATTTCCGAAAGTTCCCGAGATGCGCAAGCAGATAAGGCAGCTTGAAAAACGAATTAAAGCTCTTGAGGCCGGCAGGGAGGAGTAA
- the purF gene encoding amidophosphoribosyltransferase, with protein MSYKREECGVFGIWNTENPAEKIYFGLHSLQHRGQESAGMTTTDRSSLKHFAGMGTVSKVFRKSSMNIIPKLSDGASGGIGHVRYSTAGASMRDNAQPMVAAYSQGEVAVAHNGNITNADILREEYESTGSIFKTTSDTEILIHMLAKPAHINKTDTIAHVMRHLDGAFCVLYLFPDRIEAARDPHGIRPLSIGKSKNGAWCVASESCAFDAIGGELVRDVEPGEIVTLSDDGLSSRFFIEPGSVKPSHCIFEHVYFSRQNSKVFGENVHTARKNFGAQLAVEHPADADVVIPIPDSGTASAIGYANRSGIPFDMGFVRSHYIGRSFIAPTQEMRDLAVRLKLAVIKEAVEGKRVVVVDDSIVRGTTTRGKVKNLREAGAKEVHIRVSCPPLKFPCFYGVDFASKDELVANRMDMDELSRYLEADSIGYLSVEGMLSCVNLPPEHYCTACWTGKYKAPTHRARSKDAMGGSNHKMLFQIEDSR; from the coding sequence ATGAGCTACAAGAGAGAAGAATGCGGTGTTTTCGGAATCTGGAACACTGAAAACCCCGCAGAAAAAATATATTTCGGGCTTCACAGCCTTCAGCACAGGGGCCAGGAATCTGCCGGAATGACCACAACAGACCGCAGTTCGCTCAAGCATTTCGCAGGCATGGGCACTGTATCGAAGGTTTTCCGCAAATCATCCATGAATATAATCCCCAAGCTCAGCGACGGCGCTTCAGGCGGTATAGGACATGTTCGATATTCCACGGCCGGAGCGAGCATGCGTGATAACGCCCAGCCGATGGTGGCGGCGTACTCGCAGGGCGAGGTGGCAGTTGCTCATAACGGGAATATTACCAACGCCGATATCCTCCGAGAAGAATACGAATCCACAGGCAGCATCTTCAAAACCACCTCCGACACGGAAATACTTATTCATATGCTTGCCAAGCCCGCCCATATAAACAAAACAGACACAATAGCCCACGTTATGAGGCATCTCGACGGGGCTTTTTGCGTTTTATACCTCTTCCCTGACAGGATTGAAGCAGCAAGAGATCCCCATGGAATAAGGCCGCTCAGCATCGGCAAATCTAAGAACGGAGCTTGGTGTGTGGCAAGTGAGAGCTGCGCATTCGATGCTATCGGCGGCGAACTTGTGCGGGATGTGGAGCCAGGAGAGATTGTAACGCTCAGCGACGACGGCCTCTCAAGCAGGTTTTTCATTGAACCGGGCTCTGTAAAGCCGTCGCACTGCATCTTCGAACACGTATATTTTTCACGCCAAAACAGCAAGGTTTTTGGCGAAAACGTGCATACAGCAAGGAAGAATTTCGGGGCTCAGCTTGCAGTCGAACACCCTGCTGATGCGGATGTTGTGATCCCTATTCCGGATTCCGGGACCGCCTCAGCGATCGGCTATGCGAACCGGAGCGGGATTCCGTTTGATATGGGATTTGTTCGAAGCCATTATATAGGCCGCTCTTTCATTGCCCCAACACAGGAGATGCGTGATCTGGCCGTGAGGCTGAAGCTTGCGGTGATAAAGGAGGCGGTTGAAGGCAAACGGGTGGTCGTAGTGGATGATTCAATCGTTCGAGGAACAACCACAAGGGGGAAGGTGAAAAATCTTCGAGAAGCGGGAGCTAAAGAAGTGCATATACGCGTGAGCTGCCCGCCGCTGAAATTCCCCTGCTTCTACGGCGTTGACTTTGCATCCAAAGATGAACTGGTGGCAAACAGAATGGATATGGATGAGCTCAGCCGATACCTCGAGGCAGACAGCATCGGATATCTTTCCGTAGAAGGTATGCTGAGCTGCGTAAACCTGCCCCCCGAGCATTACTGCACTGCATGCTGGACGGGCAAATACAAGGCTCCAACCCACCGAGCCCGAAGCAAAGATGCCATGGGAGGAAGCAATCACAAGATGCTTTTCCAGATAGAGGACAGCCGATGA